From the Fusobacterium ulcerans ATCC 49185 genome, the window TAAAAAAAACATTGAAGAAAAAGTAAAGTATTTCACACATGAAATAAAAACTCCTTTATCTGCTATTATTGGATTTAGTGAATTATTATATGAAAGTAATAAAAGCGAAGAAATAGAAATAATCAATACAGAGGGAAAAAGATTACTGAAATTAACTAATGAACTGGTGAAGCAAGATAATATTAATGATGAAAGGCACATAGAATTTGAAAATTTCAATCTATTTCAAATCCTACAAATGATATTAAAAATATATGAAAAAGAGTTAAAAAACTTTACTGTTCATACAAAATATAATGAAAATATCATGGTCATAGGAAATAAAAATAAAATAGAACAGGTTATCTTTAATTTTTTAACCAATAGTATTCAACATGCAGAAAGAGAAATAACTTTATCTGTAGAAGAATTTGATAAAGAGGTAAAAATAACTATTGAAAATGATGGGAAAAAAATTAAAGAAGAAGACTTAAGTAAAGTATGGAATAAATATTTTACAACAAAGAAAAATGGAACTGGTTTAGGACTTTATGTATGTAAGGAAATTCTAGATGCTCATGCTTCAAAATATAATATAGAAAATACTGCTACTGGAGTCGTTTTAGCTTTCACTTTAAAAAAATATAGTGATGAGATATAGAATAGATATTGAGGTGTTATTATTTTATATATAAAATAATAACACCTTTTTTATTTTTAAGGAGAATATATGAAAATACTTATAGTACGTTTTAAAGAAATTGGAGATTCTATTTTAAGTTCTGTTATATGTAATACTCTCAAAAAAAGTTTTCCAGAAGCTGAAATTGACTATGTGGTGTATGAGCATATTGCACCTTTATTTAAAAACCACCCATATATCGATAATATTATTTCTATAACAAAAGAGGAACAAAAAAATCCTCTTAAATATATATCTAAAGTTTGGAGAGTTACAAGAAAAAAATATGATATTGTTATTGATATTATGTCTACCCCTAAAAGTGAATTTTTTACTTTCTTTTCATTAGGAAGTAAGTATAGAATAGGAAGAAGAAAAAAATATAGAGGATTTACATATACTCATAAGATTTCAGAACCTACAGACTCAAAAGACAAAGTTGATAAATTTTTAAAAATGTTAGCCCCATTGGAAAAAGAATATCAAATAATATATGATAATAACTACATCACTTGCATAACCGAAGATGAAAAAGAATATATGAAAAATAAAATGCTGAAAGCTGGAATAAATTTTAAAAAAACAATCTTTATTTGTGCAGCAACTTCAAGAAGAGCAGAAAAGATTTATCCTATTAAAAAAATGGAGAAAACTATAAATAAAGTTATTGAAGAATTTGATTCTCAAATAATATTATTTTATTCTCCAGATGAAAAGGATTTCATTAAAACCTTTCACAAACAACTTAATAATAAAAATATTTTTGCAAATATAGAAACAAGATCAATAAGAGAGCTGGCAGCACTTATTTCCAATTGTGATATGTTTTTTGGAAATGAAGGTGGCCCTAGACATATGGCTCAAAGTCTGGATATTCCAAGTTTTGCCATTTTTAGCCCAAGAAGCAGTAAAAAAGAATGGCTTGCTAACTCCTGTAAAAAACATCAAGGTGTAGAACCCAAGGATATTTATCCTGATTGTAATTCACTCAGCCATAAAGACTGTTATTCATTAATTCAACCAGATTATATCCTCAATAAAATAAAAGAAATTTATTCTCATTTCATAAAAAATAAGAAGAAAGAAAAAAATGAAAAAATTTATATTTTTAATAATGATAGGTATGTATAGTTTAATTTTTACAAATGATAAATATGATATTCTTGAGGATAGGATAGAAAATACTCTTGAATATAATTTCAAAACTCTGAATGATGGAAAAAAGAAATTAAAAATTAAAAAATATGATATTGATATCTCTGAAAATTATGTGAATTTAAAAGCAAAAATAAATTCTGAAGTTAAAAGCTTTGATTTTGATAAAGCATTTATTCCTGTTAGAGAAGAGATAAAAAAGAAATGAAATGAAATCCTGAAATCAATATTGTAGTGGAATTAGAAAAAATGATAGGAAAGGATGAAATAATCTATAGCAAAACTTTTTAAAAATAAAATAATATTTCTTGGAAGATTATAAATAATTAAGATGACATATTATTTTTTTAATTATTTTAATCTTCTTTTTTTATCTACACTTTTTTAATTTTTTCGTGTATATTATATAAGGGATCAATATACAAGGAGGAAATTACAAAAATGGCAAAAATCAGCATAGGAAACATAAAAAATGAAAGTTTAAATACTTTAAAAAATAATTGGGGAACTGGAATATTAATACATCTCTGTTTCTTTTTAATTTCTCTCCTTTTAGAAATATTAAATTCTCTGGAAGAATTAGTTTTCACTCAAATAGAAAACAGCTTATTGCTAATTTTAATTTTTCTTATTATCTTTATAATTATGAATATTTCTCTTGTAAATGCAAATGTTATGGGAAGTCTTAAATGTTTTCTTGAATTAGCAAAGGTAAAAAAATTAGAAGTTAAGCATTATTCTTTTGGTTTTAATCATATGTTTACTGCTTTTAAAGTGGGAGGAGCTTTTTGCTTATTTACATTTTTATGGTCTTTGTTTCTAGTTATTCCTGGAATTATAAAAAGTATAAGCTACTCTATGTCATTTCTTATAGCAATTGAATATCCTGAAATTTCAGGAAGGGAAGCTTTAAAATTGAGTATGAAGCTAACTGATGGATATAAATGGGATATTTTTCTTTTAGGACTATCTTTTATAGGATGGGCTTTTTTGTCTGTTCTTACTTTAGGGATTGGTTTCTTATGGCTTAGCTCATACATGGATACTGCTTACTGTATTCTATATTTAAAATTAAAATGCAACAGAATAGAGCTATTTGAAGAATTAGAAAGAGAAATTTATTTATAGGTTTTTATTTGAGATTAAGGACAGAAATAAATTTATTTCTGTCCTTTTTAATTATACTAAGTTTGATTCAACCTATTAATCACAACATTAATTAAGCTCTTTA encodes:
- a CDS encoding glycosyltransferase family 9 protein encodes the protein MKILIVRFKEIGDSILSSVICNTLKKSFPEAEIDYVVYEHIAPLFKNHPYIDNIISITKEEQKNPLKYISKVWRVTRKKYDIVIDIMSTPKSEFFTFFSLGSKYRIGRRKKYRGFTYTHKISEPTDSKDKVDKFLKMLAPLEKEYQIIYDNNYITCITEDEKEYMKNKMLKAGINFKKTIFICAATSRRAEKIYPIKKMEKTINKVIEEFDSQIILFYSPDEKDFIKTFHKQLNNKNIFANIETRSIRELAALISNCDMFFGNEGGPRHMAQSLDIPSFAIFSPRSSKKEWLANSCKKHQGVEPKDIYPDCNSLSHKDCYSLIQPDYILNKIKEIYSHFIKNKKKEKNEKIYIFNNDRYV
- a CDS encoding DUF975 family protein — protein: MAKISIGNIKNESLNTLKNNWGTGILIHLCFFLISLLLEILNSLEELVFTQIENSLLLILIFLIIFIIMNISLVNANVMGSLKCFLELAKVKKLEVKHYSFGFNHMFTAFKVGGAFCLFTFLWSLFLVIPGIIKSISYSMSFLIAIEYPEISGREALKLSMKLTDGYKWDIFLLGLSFIGWAFLSVLTLGIGFLWLSSYMDTAYCILYLKLKCNRIELFEELEREIYL